In Streptomyces sp. NBC_01707, a genomic segment contains:
- the rpsA gene encoding 30S ribosomal protein S1 — MTSSTETTATTPQVAVNDIGDADAFLAAIDETIKYFNDGDIVDGVIVKVDRDEVLLDIGYKTEGVIPSRELSIKHDVDPNEVVKVGDEIEALVLQKEDKEGRLILSKKRAQYERAWGTIEKIKEEDGIVTGTVIEVVKGGLILDIGLRGFLPASLVEMRRVRDLQPYVGKELEAKIIELDKNRNNVVLSRRAWLEQTQSEVRQTFLTTLQKGQVRSGVVSSIVNFGAFVDLGGVDGLVHVSELSWKHIDHPSEVVEVGQEVTVEVLDVDMDRERVSLSLKATQEDPWQQFARTHQIGQVVPGKVTKLVPFGAFVRVDEGIEGLVHISELAERHVEIPEQVVQVNDEIFVKVIDIDLERRRISLSLKQANESFGADPASVEFDPTLYGMAASYDDQGNYIYPEGFDPETNDWLEGYETQREAWETQYAEAQQRFEQHQAQVIKSREADEAAAAEGAAAPAGGAPAASGGTGGGSYSSESADNSGALASDEALAALREKLAGGQS; from the coding sequence ATGACGAGCAGCACCGAGACCACCGCCACCACTCCGCAGGTTGCGGTCAACGACATCGGCGACGCGGACGCGTTCCTCGCGGCGATCGACGAGACGATCAAGTACTTCAACGACGGCGACATCGTTGACGGTGTCATCGTCAAGGTTGACCGGGACGAGGTTCTCCTCGACATCGGTTACAAGACCGAAGGCGTCATCCCGAGCCGCGAGCTCTCGATCAAGCACGACGTCGACCCGAACGAGGTCGTCAAGGTCGGCGACGAGATCGAGGCCCTGGTTCTCCAGAAGGAGGACAAGGAAGGCCGCCTGATCCTCTCGAAGAAGCGCGCTCAGTACGAGCGTGCCTGGGGCACCATCGAGAAGATCAAGGAAGAAGACGGCATCGTCACCGGTACCGTCATCGAGGTCGTCAAGGGTGGTCTCATCCTCGACATCGGCCTCCGCGGCTTCCTCCCGGCGTCGCTCGTCGAGATGCGTCGTGTCCGCGACCTTCAGCCCTACGTGGGCAAGGAGCTCGAGGCGAAGATCATCGAGCTGGACAAGAACCGCAACAACGTGGTCCTGTCCCGCCGTGCCTGGCTCGAGCAGACCCAGAGCGAGGTCCGTCAGACCTTCCTCACGACCCTGCAGAAGGGTCAGGTCCGCTCCGGCGTCGTCTCCTCGATCGTCAACTTCGGTGCGTTCGTGGACCTCGGTGGCGTCGACGGTCTCGTGCACGTCTCCGAGCTCTCCTGGAAGCACATCGACCACCCCTCCGAGGTTGTCGAGGTCGGCCAGGAAGTCACCGTCGAGGTCCTCGACGTCGACATGGACCGCGAGCGCGTCTCGCTGTCGCTCAAGGCGACGCAGGAAGACCCGTGGCAGCAGTTCGCCCGTACGCACCAGATCGGGCAGGTCGTTCCCGGTAAGGTCACGAAGCTCGTTCCGTTCGGTGCGTTCGTGCGCGTCGACGAGGGCATCGAGGGTCTGGTCCACATCTCCGAGCTGGCCGAGCGCCACGTGGAGATCCCGGAGCAGGTCGTCCAGGTCAACGACGAGATCTTCGTCAAGGTCATCGACATCGACCTCGAGCGTCGTCGCATCAGCCTCTCGCTGAAGCAGGCCAACGAGTCCTTCGGTGCCGACCCGGCGTCGGTCGAGTTCGACCCGACCCTGTACGGCATGGCCGCGTCCTACGACGACCAGGGCAACTACATCTACCCCGAGGGCTTCGACCCCGAGACCAACGACTGGCTCGAGGGCTACGAGACCCAGCGCGAGGCGTGGGAGACGCAGTACGCCGAGGCGCAGCAGCGCTTCGAGCAGCACCAGGCCCAGGTCATCAAGTCCCGCGAGGCCGACGAGGCCGCTGCGGCCGAGGGCGCTGCTGCCCCGGCCGGCGGTGCCCCGGCTGCCTCCGGTGGCACCGGTGGCGGCTCGTACTCCTCGGAGTCCGCGGACAACTCCGGCGCCCTGGCGTCGGACGAGGCCCTGGCTGCCCTGCGCGAGAAGCTGGCGGGCGGCCAGAGCTGA
- a CDS encoding right-handed parallel beta-helix repeat-containing protein produces MRTRTLSPALLAATLAAGSLALVSSGAADAATVIDVGTAAQLKTALAAAVPGDTIRLADGTYTGNFKATVPGTASARITLTGSARAVLTAGGGYGLHLNGASYWTVQGVTVTGGQKGIMADAADGVVIDSVTVHDLDMEGVHFRRSSANGVVKNAWIYDTGHDGRGMGEGVYVGTAGDLTDRSDQVQILNNTIGPGVGGENVDIKEGTTGAKIIGNTFDGSGLTGANYDDSWVDVKGNDVLVEGNKGTRTTNNGYETHTQQSGWGCGTVFRDNTSDLSGSTGDRRIAVNVTNYGVSCPTTVYSSNTVTGGNGLTNITVTP; encoded by the coding sequence ATGCGCACCCGCACGTTGTCACCCGCCCTGCTGGCCGCGACGCTCGCCGCCGGAAGCCTGGCTCTCGTCTCCTCCGGCGCCGCCGACGCCGCCACGGTCATCGACGTGGGCACCGCCGCCCAACTGAAGACGGCCCTGGCCGCCGCGGTTCCCGGCGACACGATCCGGCTCGCCGACGGCACATACACCGGCAACTTCAAGGCGACCGTTCCCGGCACCGCCTCCGCCCGGATCACCCTCACCGGCTCGGCCCGGGCGGTCCTCACCGCAGGCGGCGGTTACGGCCTCCACCTCAACGGCGCCTCCTACTGGACCGTCCAGGGCGTCACCGTCACCGGCGGCCAGAAGGGCATCATGGCCGACGCCGCCGACGGCGTCGTCATCGACTCGGTGACCGTGCACGACCTGGACATGGAGGGCGTGCACTTCCGCAGGTCCAGCGCCAACGGCGTCGTCAAGAACGCGTGGATCTACGACACCGGGCACGACGGCCGCGGCATGGGCGAGGGCGTCTACGTCGGCACGGCCGGTGATCTCACCGACCGGAGCGACCAGGTGCAGATCCTGAACAACACGATCGGGCCGGGCGTCGGGGGCGAGAACGTCGACATCAAGGAAGGCACCACCGGAGCGAAGATCATCGGCAACACCTTCGACGGCAGCGGGCTGACCGGCGCCAACTACGACGACTCCTGGGTCGACGTGAAGGGCAATGACGTCCTGGTCGAGGGCAACAAGGGCACCCGTACGACCAACAACGGCTACGAGACCCACACCCAGCAGAGCGGCTGGGGCTGCGGCACCGTGTTCCGCGACAACACCTCGGACCTGTCCGGCTCCACGGGCGACAGGCGGATCGCCGTCAACGTCACCAACTACGGTGTGAGCTGCCCGACCACCGTCTACAGCAGCAACACCGTCACCGGCGGCAACGGCCTGACCAACATCACGGTCACGCCGTAA
- a CDS encoding FAD-dependent oxidoreductase, which produces MFATMGALGLAPTAQAAQREPAFRAPSKGDFTLKGKAASKVVVVGGGIAGLAAAYELGKAGYDCTVLEARSRTGGRNFTVRNGDSTTDLYGNTQTARFSEGQYMNCGPGRIPQWMVTLDYCRELGVPIEMFTNVNANAYIFNEKAGMKAPVRYRTAKADVYGYVAELLSKATDKGALDRRITAEDQERLLEFLKEFGDIGDTLDYTGSPRRGYRIDPAAAGTPGEELGSVPSASEVFASGVGRYFSFEFEYDQAMLMFQPVGGMDRIPAALTRAIGERRIRTGAAVSKITDTAHGVTVTYTQGGRTRTVDADYCIAALPPNILAKTAHNLGPAVQSALEACKPSSAGKIGLEYRSRWWETDHQIYGGITETDMDLSHIWYPSYGHQGRRGTIIGYYNTGSNADAYAALTPREREARAIAQGVKIHGDKYRTELATSFSHHWRQTPYLEASWHSLSGGPDAPAFAPLNQAAGRVYFAGDYLSYADAWQHGAFTSARKAVTALHARVLA; this is translated from the coding sequence ATGTTCGCGACCATGGGGGCCCTCGGACTCGCCCCCACGGCCCAGGCCGCACAACGCGAACCCGCCTTCCGTGCCCCCAGTAAGGGTGACTTCACGCTGAAGGGGAAGGCGGCGTCCAAGGTCGTCGTCGTGGGCGGTGGCATCGCCGGGCTCGCCGCCGCGTACGAGCTGGGCAAGGCGGGCTACGACTGTACGGTCCTGGAGGCCCGGAGCCGTACGGGCGGCCGCAACTTCACCGTACGCAACGGGGATTCCACCACCGACCTGTACGGCAACACGCAGACCGCACGGTTCAGCGAGGGCCAGTACATGAACTGCGGGCCCGGCCGGATCCCGCAGTGGATGGTCACCCTCGACTACTGTCGCGAACTCGGTGTCCCCATCGAGATGTTCACCAACGTGAACGCCAACGCCTACATCTTCAACGAGAAGGCCGGCATGAAGGCCCCGGTGCGCTATCGCACCGCCAAGGCCGATGTGTACGGCTATGTGGCCGAACTCCTCTCCAAGGCCACGGACAAGGGTGCCCTCGATCGTCGGATCACCGCCGAGGACCAGGAGCGACTCCTGGAATTCCTCAAGGAGTTCGGCGACATCGGCGACACGCTCGACTACACCGGCAGCCCCCGCCGCGGCTACCGCATCGACCCCGCGGCCGCCGGAACCCCCGGCGAGGAACTCGGCTCCGTGCCGTCCGCCTCCGAGGTCTTCGCCAGCGGCGTCGGACGCTACTTCTCCTTCGAGTTCGAGTACGACCAGGCCATGCTGATGTTCCAGCCGGTCGGCGGCATGGACCGGATACCCGCGGCGCTCACCCGGGCGATAGGTGAGCGCAGGATCCGTACCGGCGCCGCCGTCAGCAAGATCACCGACACGGCCCATGGCGTGACCGTCACGTACACCCAGGGCGGACGTACCCGCACCGTCGACGCGGACTACTGCATCGCCGCCCTGCCGCCCAACATCCTCGCCAAGACCGCCCACAACCTCGGTCCGGCCGTCCAGAGCGCCCTGGAGGCCTGCAAGCCGTCCTCGGCCGGCAAGATCGGGCTGGAGTACAGGAGCCGCTGGTGGGAGACCGACCACCAGATCTACGGCGGCATCACCGAGACCGACATGGACCTCTCTCACATCTGGTACCCGTCCTACGGCCACCAGGGCCGGCGCGGCACCATCATCGGCTACTACAACACCGGTTCCAACGCCGACGCGTACGCCGCTCTCACCCCGCGCGAGAGGGAGGCACGGGCCATCGCCCAGGGCGTGAAGATCCACGGCGACAAGTACCGTACGGAACTCGCCACGTCGTTCTCCCACCACTGGCGGCAGACCCCGTACCTGGAGGCCTCCTGGCACTCCCTGTCCGGAGGGCCCGACGCTCCGGCCTTCGCACCGCTCAACCAGGCCGCCGGACGCGTCTACTTCGCCGGTGACTACCTGAGCTACGCGGATGCCTGGCAGCACGGCGCCTTCACCTCCGCACGGAAGGCGGTCACCGCACTGCACGCGCGGGTTCTGGCGTAA
- a CDS encoding PAC2 family protein: protein MPDPQSLYEWEPKGLAVVDMALAQESAGLVMLYHFEGYIDAGETGEQIVDGLLESLPHQVVARFDHDRLVDYRARRPLLTFKRDRYAGYETPTLDVRVVQDATGAPFLLLSGPEPDVEWERFAAAVEQIVERLGVRLAVSFHGIPMGVPHTRPVGITPHGNRTDLMPGHRSPFDEAQVPGSAEALVEFRLMQAGHDVLGVAAHVPHYVARSAYPDAALTALEAITAATGLVLPSIAHSLRTEAHRTQTEIDRQIDQGDEELVSLVEGLEHQYDAIAGSETRGNLVAESVELPSADEIGLEFERFLAEREGDG, encoded by the coding sequence GTGCCTGATCCGCAGAGTTTGTACGAATGGGAGCCGAAGGGCCTGGCGGTCGTCGACATGGCGCTCGCGCAGGAGTCGGCGGGCCTGGTCATGCTCTACCACTTCGAGGGGTACATCGACGCGGGTGAGACGGGCGAGCAGATCGTGGACGGTCTGCTGGAGTCGCTGCCGCACCAGGTCGTGGCCCGTTTCGACCACGACCGCCTCGTCGACTACCGCGCACGGCGCCCGCTGCTGACGTTCAAGCGCGACCGCTATGCGGGCTACGAGACACCGACGCTGGACGTCCGGGTGGTCCAGGACGCCACCGGGGCGCCCTTCCTGCTGCTGTCCGGGCCCGAGCCGGACGTGGAGTGGGAGAGGTTCGCCGCCGCCGTCGAGCAGATCGTCGAGCGGCTCGGTGTCCGCCTCGCCGTCAGCTTCCACGGTATTCCGATGGGCGTCCCGCACACCCGCCCGGTCGGCATCACTCCGCACGGCAACCGCACGGACCTGATGCCGGGCCACCGCAGCCCGTTCGACGAGGCGCAGGTCCCCGGCTCCGCCGAGGCCCTGGTGGAGTTCCGGCTGATGCAGGCCGGACATGACGTCCTCGGTGTGGCCGCCCATGTGCCGCACTACGTCGCCCGCTCCGCCTACCCGGACGCCGCACTCACCGCGCTGGAGGCGATCACGGCAGCGACCGGACTGGTCCTGCCGAGCATCGCCCACTCGCTGCGCACGGAGGCGCACCGCACACAGACCGAGATCGACCGCCAGATCGACCAGGGCGACGAGGAGCTCGTCTCGCTGGTCGAGGGGCTCGAGCACCAGTACGACGCGATCGCCGGATCCGAGACGCGCGGCAACCTGGTCGCGGAATCGGTCGAGCTGCCGTCCGCCGACGAGATCGGCCTCGAATTCGAGCGGTTCCTCGCCGAGCGGGAGGGCGACGGCTGA
- the coaE gene encoding dephospho-CoA kinase, translating to MLKVGLTGGIGAGKSEVSRLLVSYGAVLIDADRIAREVVEPGTPGLEAVVDAFGAGILTADGTLDRPKLGSIVFSDADRLAALNGIVHPLVGARSAELERAAGPDSVVVHDVPLLTENGLAPLYDLVVVVDADPETQLDRLVRLRGMTEPEARARMAAQATREQRRAVADLVIDNDGPLEALEPQVRKVWAELTRRAAAG from the coding sequence ATGCTGAAAGTGGGCCTGACCGGCGGCATCGGCGCCGGCAAGAGCGAAGTGTCACGGCTGTTGGTGTCGTACGGGGCCGTGCTGATCGACGCCGACAGGATCGCGCGCGAGGTCGTCGAGCCCGGGACCCCCGGACTCGAGGCGGTCGTCGACGCGTTCGGCGCAGGCATCCTCACGGCCGACGGCACCCTGGACCGTCCGAAGCTCGGTTCGATCGTCTTCTCCGACGCCGACCGGCTCGCCGCACTCAACGGGATCGTCCACCCGCTGGTCGGTGCCCGCTCCGCCGAACTGGAGCGGGCCGCAGGCCCCGACTCCGTCGTCGTCCATGACGTGCCCCTCCTCACCGAGAACGGCCTCGCCCCCCTCTACGACCTGGTCGTGGTCGTGGACGCCGACCCGGAGACCCAGCTCGACCGGCTCGTACGGCTGCGCGGAATGACGGAGCCCGAGGCCCGCGCCCGGATGGCCGCGCAGGCCACCCGCGAGCAGCGACGCGCCGTCGCCGATCTGGTGATCGACAACGACGGGCCGCTCGAGGCGCTGGAGCCGCAGGTCCGCAAGGTCTGGGCGGAGCTGACCCGGAGGGCGGCCGCGGGCTGA
- a CDS encoding tetratricopeptide repeat protein, with amino-acid sequence MPERTPETHVIDFRAAERLLAARDPRGAVKLLDSVIAAHPENTAARLLRARAFFAAAQLRPAELEFELVLEREPDNAFAHFALARTFQRSGRSEAAVRHFRLAAALDPNPEYLRAARFDPGA; translated from the coding sequence GTGCCCGAGAGGACCCCGGAAACCCATGTCATAGACTTCCGCGCGGCCGAACGCCTGCTGGCCGCGCGCGATCCACGGGGTGCGGTCAAACTCCTGGACTCGGTGATCGCAGCCCACCCGGAGAACACGGCCGCCCGCCTGCTGCGGGCCCGCGCCTTCTTCGCCGCCGCCCAACTGCGCCCTGCCGAGCTCGAGTTCGAACTGGTCCTGGAGCGCGAACCGGACAACGCGTTCGCACACTTCGCGCTGGCCCGCACCTTTCAGCGGTCCGGCCGCTCGGAAGCGGCCGTACGCCACTTCCGGCTGGCCGCCGCGCTCGACCCGAACCCGGAGTACCTGCGCGCGGCCCGCTTCGACCCGGGCGCCTGA